The window CTCTGCCTCTATATatccttctctttttcttcttccataGTTCTCATTAAGTGCTAATTAATTACTCTCTTTCTTCTTATTCCTTTCACTCTTCTGCTACGTCTATACGAGAAGGTATGTTAtgtgtaattatacattaatcaTATTGTGTTCAACAATTCTGGTTTTATTTCTGTTTTTGAGTGTTTGTACGTTGGAGGATATAGGTTGGTCATAGGTAGGTATGTAGTAGTATTGGTTAGTTCTATTCACGTTGCTAAGTACTCAAGTTCATAATATATAAACCATTTGAAGAAAAGCAATACCGTCTTTCTTCGCGTTgacaaggaaaaaagaaaaacaatggaGTAAAACTTATCAAGGAATAGCTATGACCCAATTTGTCTCCTTTTTAGAAATCCTTTTTACTAAAAAAGGTGGCGCATGTTTTCAGAAGtgctgaattttttttaaaaatacttttaaaacaaatttaataTCAAACACTATTAGAGAATAACTTTTTACCACCAAGATTTATGATGGGAAGAATAAGATCCCTCCACCCTTAATTAGATATCTCGTGTTCAAGCTTTAAGAACgaataaaaatattttccggaCTAATCTGCGCTCCTATATGGATATCGGACACGGATGGGGaaccaaaaaaaaagatagaaCAGTTATTCAGTTTTTGCATAAACCGAAAAGTTTTCTCTTATAGCGTTAATTTGGTTGAAAAAAGTTCTCTAAATTTCTTCCAATTTTCACCTATTTTTGAAACAAACCCCTGCCCTCTAAAGTCACCCCACTCTAATAAAAGTTTCTATTTTCACGGCACACTTTTTGGGTGATTAAAAGCACCAAAAATGttttttgatttaaaaatctatTCTTTGGGGTGATGATCGCAAAATAATTCACCCTCACCCCACCtccaaaagaaagcaaaacaaggaaagaaaaaagaaaaaaagagaagggatTATTCTGGCCCCATAATTAAAGAGTAGTGGTCATACTTGTAGTAAATTAAGTAATCCCTTTTCTTCCCTTCATATATATCAAAACAAATGGTGCACGGCTAAGCCAAtaaatacttaatgaaaacatTTATCCAAGTTTATTACGCCaagctttttccttttttatttcatttagAAATCCAACATAAAATCTCATATAACTAATTATTTTAGAATGACTTGCTTTTTTAAAACATGTCCATACATTTCCAAAAGGGTAACTTAAGTTGAAAGCTCAACTTTCTAGATCGTATCTATTCAACGTACACAAAAGGGGCTGAGAGAGGCTGTTGTATGTATGAAcagtataaataataaaaagacCATTTGGTTTACTGACCTTTCCTCTTCATGAAAAATTGAACTTTCCTTTTTCCTATAAAGCTCTTTAAAAAAAGCTGGAATTCATGTATCTGAATAAATTAAATATGACTAAGAGTTTTCACTGTTTCAACTTTAAGATAGAATATATTTTGAGCTTCAAACAGGAAGCACGAGAACTCTTATATTGAGTTAATTTTTAATAGAAATGCACGCGAGATACTTTGTGTTAGAACGTTAGGTTGAACAAAGTAAATCATTTGTAGCAGAATCTCATGCCAGAATTTGTTGTGTGTCAGGTAAttattctttaattatgtgtttgtTTCCATTTATTTTCTCTAAAGTAGATgagaaactaaaaataaaagtgtTTGCAGAACATACCGAAAGAGTAATATTTAAGCCAACCATTAGTGGTTAAAACACCAAGAGTGCTTTGATCCCTTATTTGATGAGAACGGACAGCTAATTTAAGATAATATAATTCTGGATGAATTGTGATATTCTGTACTAATTACGTACAAAGCAATTTGATCAGAAACGAACCTTTTATTCAAGAATATTCTTccattgaaaaaagaaaaacagtttttttttttttgggataagATAAACTTTGTCTTGGGGGATTTGGTCGGTTAAGCTTTTCAAAAGTTAGTTGGACTTTAAAACATAACACTAAAAGGGGTAAAATCTTAGTTAATCTTGGAGAAGGATAATAGAATAATTAAGATAAATTTATTTCAGTCTTCTTCATCAATAAGGATTATTATCTTAAAAATATGGTTCCTTACTTGAATTGGAAGTTATATTCTATATTCTCAGTTTAAAAGTGTTCACACACGACCTTTTGGCCTTCGTTTAGAAGTGCCTCCCCATGCATGTACATATTGAACTCTGTTTTAATAtatttatctttctttttcttcttccataGTACTCATATTCATCTCTCTGCAACTATACGAGAAGGTGTGTTATCTGTAATTATACATTAAGCATATACTGTGTGTTCAATCTTCTGattttgtttctgtttttttGTGTATTTGTCAGGTTTAGTATAAACATTTATATAGGTTGGTCATTGGTATATAATATAGTAGTATTGGTTTGTTAGAGCAGCCAAAGGCAGACCTATGTATATATTAGAGAGGTCATCGGACCGTTAACTTCAACAAAAGttctgaatatatatatatatatatatatatatatatatatatatatatattttttattgataAAACGGTTATATATTTTGCTTGGAACCGTTATGATCAAAAGTTTAATAGGGGCATTGGTTGAGCAGTCCGCTCATGCAGTCCCACCTTCAAATTTTGGGTCCGCCTCTGTAAaatgtatcaaataaaattatgtttctatTGTTAttaaatcttattgatatttaacattaTCAGTGGAGTAAATTAATGAATTTTTCCCTCCCGTCCATGTTATCAAAAATAGTATTGGATTAAAAAACCAAAACTATTAGTCTATTATTATGATGTTTTCATTAGCAACACGTTAGTATATTTCTATAAAAAGTCCTTATTATTAAACTAGATTAGCTTGATTCTCAAAAGTTGTTTCTCATTTTTCTCCTGAGTACAAAAGAACTAATTAAAATGACTTTGTTAAACAAAAATAGAGTTTAACAGAAAAGTATCCCAATTGATAATTAACTAGTTATTGATTACTTGACAGGTTAGAAGATGGAATTTATGCATAGGAGGAAAGTGGCTATATCCTTACTATTATTCGCTATCCTCCTTGCCCTTAACATCACTAGTCTAGAAGGAGTAAAAGCCAAACCAGGTAACAGCCTATTCTATTTTctatgttttcttcttctttttgatcGGACTCTCTTTCAAGGGCTTTTAGAGAAATAGAATGTGTGGGTGGGttggttttgggggggggggtgttaaCGAATACCCAAagttcaaaaaaattaaaaatttaaccaTCTCTTCTAACTTCAGATAGTTTGGGTCCAAATTAAAGTCGACAATCTGAAGTTTGAACTACAACAATCTAACTTCAAATTTCAAGTGTTAGGCTATGCTAGAAGCAAACTTTGGGAATATTTTTGTCCAAGTTTTATTTACTTATAACAAAATGGCCACACATTAAATAGTATTTAAAAATTGAGTATATTTTAAACGATAAATTACAATGCTATTTCTACGATAGAATGTATTTATCTGCATGCAGGGAAAACATGGGGCGAGTAGACAAGTTTAGAGGAGTTATTAAATCCAGCTTGGGACCTATATTACAAAAGATGAGATGATAaaaacttttaagaaaaaaagaaaaaagtaaaataagatttattttaagaaagtCAATAAATTTGTTTTAAAAGATAAATACGTAGGCGTCATTTGTAGtgattaatttcttttaaaaaaaaactcgGGCTAGGGAAAAAAAGGATCTTATTGGCGATAAAAGTACACACAATTATGTAAAAGCCAcctagttatatatatatatatatatatatatatatatatatatatatatatatatatatatatatatatatatatatatatatatatatatatatatatatatatatatatatatatatatatatatatatatatatatatatatatatatatatatatatatatatatatatatatatatatatatatatatatagtaatgcCTTTAATTGATGAAAATACTTGTTGATTTCTGCAGAAAGAAGAATATTAATTGAGATAGACAATGATTCAGAAGCTAGGAAAAAGCAATCAGATGATACAGTGAGAATAGACCCTTTGGACAATTTCAAGAAATACAGAGGAGGATTTGACATTACAAATAAACACTATTGGAGTGTGAGCAATTTGCATTTCTTAATTCCTACCATATAGTAATTCTATGTTGCTTGGACTCTTAAAGAATGCTAAGAAATGAGAATGCTAAGGTTGCTGTAGCAATTTTAAAGAGTCCTAACAACACAGATAAATAGTCCCTCTATACTAATTGAGtgtgtatatttttcttttatacatCAATGTAATATaattccttgttttctttttctttttaacttttaCCATTTATTTGTCCAATTTTTAGGTATAGTCATAATAAGTACTCCATAACctacttttaaattttaaaaaaaatataatcttttTGCCAATTATATGCGAGTTATTATACTTTTCTTCACATTATGACTAAAAGCAATTTCAAGCACTAAATTTTAACTTGTTGTGCAGTCCACCATCTTTACAGGTATATATGGCTATGCCATTGCAGTAGTGTGGCTCTCCTGTGGCTTAGGATATGGACTATATCTTCTAGCCTCTACCTGCTGCGGCAAAAGGAAGAACATGAAGCTTAAGAAGAGATCAACTTGTTATTATCAGCACTGTTATCTCTGGCTTATTTTCTCAGCTGTTTTCTTGACAATTTTAGCAATGTAAGTGTCACTTTGCATTCTCACTTATCTAGTTTTATAACTTTATTGCAATAAACATTAAGTTCAAttagagcaacggtaaagttgtcttcaTGTGAGCTATAGGTTACGGGTTCGAGCCAtgaaagcagccactaatgcctACGTCACACCCCTTGGGGTGCGGTGGTTCCTCGGACCCTACTTGAAtacgggatgctttgtgcaccgggctgcccatTTTATATAATGCATCCTCCAAGGAAGTAGTTTCATTCACTCTGAAAGGTTAGACAAAACTGAGGAGATAATTTCACTATAACTGCAGAACAGCTACAGGCCTGGTACTAGGAGGGAATGCGAAACTACGTTCAAGAACAGATAGAGTTGTGAACATTATCATTGATACAGCAGATGGGGCATCAGAGACTATATATACTACTACCGGAGCCTTGAGAGATATGAATACTGACTTAGAAGATACTGATATAGGTGATGAGGCTGCTAATTTCCTCATTCCCACTTCCCAAAGTCTTGACAGACAGGCTGCTGATATACATCGGGGAGCCACAAAAAATAGGCGTTTAGTCGAGAAAGGCGTTGAGATACTGTGAGTTTCCTCCTCCCCTTTTCTCTACCTTACCCCTTGGTGTTATATTCTAGATCGGTCCCTTTCACTAAGATGAATTCAGGATCTAGTGTTAATACGTTCAGAATGAGTGTGATCTTGCgatatgtattttattttgtttttttccgTATATTCATGCATAGTTCGAGTCAAAAGCAATATATTTAGTTGAATGGACAGAATCTGTCATAGATTTGCCTATGCTTTCCAGGCCGTACAAAGACTGACATGCACACTACTTTTTGTTGACAGGTACATAGTAACTACACTGACTATTTCTCTCAACTTGGCTGCTGCAATTTCTCTAACATGTGAGTGTACTGGTCTAGTATGcaaagaggaagaaaaggagACTAATATCCAaaaatagtagtagtaatttCTTAGTAGGGCTATCATTAAAtatctaatgctgactaaagctGAAATCTGTTTTCATTGCAGTATTTGGAATCCTCAAATTTAGAAGAAATTTTCACCTGTAAGTATATCATGTCAATGGTGCAAATCTTAGCCTCCTAACACTTCCAACTTCTTGGCCATGTTCCACTAGTTGCAAAATTCTGAAACAATATATTCTGATCTACGCAGGCTAATTGTAGTGTGTTGGATCTTTACAAGTCTCTGCTGGTTATTTTTCGGGATTTATTTCTTCCTAGACAAGTACGAAAACGATTTCCAATAACTTACTCAAGTTTTCTGTTTCATCTCAAAATTATATTGCCTCGGCGTACTCATGATCAAGTTGTATTTATTGCAGCTTTGCTAGAGATGCATGCACAGCTCTAGAAAGTTTCCAGATAAATCCCTACAATAATAGCTTGAGTTCAATCCTCCCCTGTGATGAATTGCTCTCAGCACAATCAATCTTATATGCTGCCAGTGAAGGGATTCATCGAGTAGTGAACAAGGTAAACCTGAAATTCTAACCTGAAATAAAGTATTTTATTTACTGGTCttgaaaattttggaatttttggaaatttGCAGGTAAATCAGGAGCTATCTACAAATTATGGAAATGTTGCACAAATTTGCAATCCATTCTCCGGTCCACCAGACTATAACTACGAGCCAGATCAGAACTGTCCATCTAGCGCGATCAGGATAGGAGAGCTCCCTGGGGTATATATAGCTCAAACGCCTACGATTTACATTTTTCTTTTCACATAGTTTTTGTAGTTAGTCGTTAGTTTTTCGTTACCTTTAATTTGATGGAATTCTCTCTTCTTCTATAAAGATAATCAAGATGTTGACTTGCACTGATCCAAGCTGCAAGGGAGGAGTCTTGATCCCATATAGGATCTTCAACAACATTGAGTCATACATAACTGCTCTCAAAAAGATACTGGATGTGTACCCTGGAATTGAAAGCCTAGCAGAATGTAACACAGTGTACAGTTCATTTTCAGATATACTTGACAAACATTGCAAACCATTAAAGAAAAACGCGCATATGACATGGGCAGGACTTGTTTTGCTGTCACTAGTAATGGTCGCGTTAGTCCTCGTATGGACATTCGAGGCAAACCATGAAAAGGATCATCACAACTTTGATAGTTCTATCAAGCCTCATTCTGCAGCAGTAGATATGCTAGAATTAAGCACAGTTAAAGAAGCCAGGACTGACTCAAAAATCATAGTTCAGTTAGGGAAATAGCAGCTGATTAGGTATTAGTTTAGAGTATTGTACTTTGTACAGATTGTAGGAATTTAGAAAAGTAATAGGAGATCAAAGGGATCTCTCTACTGGGGATAGTATTGCCAAAAGTatggtcttttttatttttaaaaaaaaaaggttccCAGCAAAGGGATATAGTCATATTAGGAGATTcctggtttattttttttagaaagttAAAACCAGCCAGCTTCGGGGACAAACCCCTCAATGGCATGTATGAAATTCAAGGAGGAGGAAATATATGTATTTATCAATCTTTTCCAAAAACTACATGTTCAAGTACTATTGTTAATAAATTGTAATTAAGCACCAAAAATCAACTAGCTCTGTCAAGTAAGAATGTTTTGGTTACTGAATATTTTATCTTTCCAAATTCGTTACTATTGTATGTTGGTGAATGGTGGCGAAAGATTCTGATTCAGTGAATTTTTTCTTAGCTTGGTTAAAAGTGGTAGTAACTTTTCGTCTGGGAATCATGATTGAGAGAAATTCATTTATAGCCCATCGGTCAAAACATATATCATCCGGTAGCCACAAATTGACTCATACAAGTCATAACCTAAAAACAATAACAACTGCTAGCAGTCGCCTCCATCTTCCTTACTATCTCTGATTTTCTCTTATAGTTTCCCAGTCCTTGAACTGAAAACCTTACTGACCCGAATTCCTTTCGTTTAGATACCTCGTCGGAAAATCCTAGAACCGGCCAGATCTAAGAAGATCTGGACTTTTACCcgttaaaacaacatcaaaacaaaagaaatagagATGAAGGAGGAGAGGGATGGCGTATCAATAGCGTGTAACAGTCACCGTCGATGGGGGTAATATCGTCACCAGCCAGTGGTCAATTCCAGCGGTGACTAGTAAAAATCAGTAGCAGCAACCTATAGGGAAGAAGAGGAAAGCGAGAGGAGCAGTCATAGTCATCGTTGGCCGGCCGGATTTCGGCAGAGGTGTAGCATAAGGCAACGAGAGAGACAGACTTGTCTTCTTTCTCTGATTTTCTCTTATAGTTTACGTGAATATGAAGTTAATATTTTGATCTTTggctgaaaatttaaaattccgACGATCTTGTTACCATTTTCGGCAACTGTGAGGCCATGGACGCTGGTGGCTGGTCTCTCAATGAGAGGAAGAGGAGATAACTATGCATAAAGttgaaatatatacaaaatagactgtaactatacaaaaattatacaaaatagactgtcactatacaatttatatacaatagtgtcactataaaaaatatatacaaaaatagaatgtcattatataaaaaatatactaaatagactgtcactatacaaaatatatacaaaatagactgtcactatacaaaaatatactaaatagactgtcactatataatttatatataatagattgtcactatacaaaatatatacaaactagaccgtcactatacaaaatagactgtcactatacaaaaactatacaaaatagactgtcactatacaaaaaatatacaaagtaGACTgtcaatatacaaaaaaatatataaaatagacatTTCGGGCTACTAGATATAATATGTTTGGGCCGAAGGGCCATTTCGTGTCAATGGAAAAAAACATGGGCTAATCATGATTTGGATAAAAGCCCAATGCTCAACCCTTAGCATTGCAACTGTAATCGGCCTCCAACGGCCCAACTCTACTTTGGCAGAGCCCACACCCAATTTTGGTCAATACTAAAGTTACGCATTGCAATATAATAATGGAATTGTTATACAAATAGCTGGTCAAATTAAGTGTTTGTTTTTTCTAAAcggtatacatatattatatatttattatacataattttatatatatactagtatctatgaacgtgcgttgcacgttaataatgataaatgatgatttaaatatttatttatgtgaaggaacaataaaatttaattaatgagataaattttatgtataataatacaacaatcatctaaatgctaAAAAATATTACTATTACATTAGCattatacatgaatttaaaattaaataacattatcaaaacttacacaaatgatcaattttgtcatgttagttagataattatgtattatagtttaaaagtatttaatatgatggtatcttaacgaacatttctttgtggacaatatttttttgtgtatgtctcctcctaatgctttggttgctctaCCTTATCcaaaactcttgttgtcgatcttgatatccctcttgaaagtgcaataAACGGTTGTTCGTACAAGAAAAcatattgcggtaaatatagtccaatatttaggatgtttgtccatgtgctttatttattatatttgcaaaatataagcatactaaaaattattttcacacaaatttaaaaggatattctttagtttcgaaagacgaaagttgaattcagggataagaatatacttagaagcacattgaccagtattataatttttgcatgtatgacgttattgtcaaaacttctatataccatatgtgtgctattacataagctattcgacGTATGTAAGTTTTTCAGTGGCATGACAggcatatttttctttaaaatcaactTATATACaatagaagatcaattttaaattagtctattatatatacggtgacactaacataggtaagaaataataaacttgacaacaaacatgtatggtaaAAGGCCATCtggtatttaagtattcttcttggtaataattattggtatcattttctgctgagtcaaaaacAGAAAAGCATTTTGTTTTTACtctaaaattttgcaatcaacattttatttagttgatcaacatattcatttctgctagctaagatatctttttaattctattatgcgatttgcacaaattatattttaatataatggTAGAAATATCTCTCtaattaaatgcactactattaccattgagattgataaccaagtgttcaggaAGAACCAAATTATCTTTTAGTGGATGCTCTTTTTTgtttccgacacgaagcaagaagacactgaatactggatttgttcttactttatatttcttgttagTTGAATCTTTTTATTTGAGGCCAAAAATATAAcgttggcaagctagcttttacagtctctaattttgtcgattttggaactattGGTAGTACTAACATAAATTACCTCCAAAATCATTAATTttcaccaaacggttcattaatatccaatatatctctagaattccgggcaattatttcgatcgtttgacacttagccataagtgtttcatcccatattatcaactttgatttccttataaaattagcatcattgctctgctttgatatatttgtgatggttatttaagttgtttgaagaaatatatcaaatctaaagcgggtggcctcacaataaaatcgttgttggtacaccacttgctattattgctaacatTGTCATGcttcttgatatgatatttgcaaataatgcatgacatagaaatatcaTTTCGATTCagccggaggcatctacaaagaatataTAATCCCGTTATATCAGagcgactctttataatatagtcttgaaagcttgttcttaTTTAGCATTTAGTTTTGATTGTGTTTTCTCAGACATGtgtatagcattttgattcttaataatatactaacctttttactttgtgttttaacgctctttttatggaataaatttatatacccaaagatattttttaacttgaataagaattttactcgtatgatgaatttaaaaaataattgaattggattctcttgctaaataattaattaaaaatttaataatttagttttaacataaaaaataatttattatatgttgattcagatattaatattagttcatctcttgttttaaatatttaatcttaattataattttatccaccacaaattttattttcaaagagtaaaagattgatatgacatttcacttttagatctttatatcTGTAGAATTATTAGTGgcattgactcttaccaaccatttttttctctttctcacacatttatattcttaaatattttcttagttgttgtttaataattgggtagtttttaatattacacaaaaaattgataaaaaatattatttgagtaggaaaatagtttaaatataatataaaaatatattatcgtgggttttctttctcaattttaactctttatgcagtccatttaatattacttttatttttcttggtattggacattatggaaTGATAATGTATTGCCAATgcggaggattcttatgaaattaattttattaaaccttcttacatatttttaatcataatttaagagataaaattttattaattttaaaatttaaaatattaaagttTAGCACAtaaggtattgtagtccaaaaattagGTAATTGCAGTGATGTCTTTTCCCTATGAGTTATTCCATTTAATATTTTAtggctattttggtatattaatattgtatttatgatCTTATAATAATGTAGGATCTCCtttttctaaatgaatttggacaatataatacattctcaaattaaattattaataGGCCATTATAATaggttttcaaattaaattagtaatagaaatttttaagaagtatatcct is drawn from Nicotiana tabacum cultivar K326 chromosome 22, ASM71507v2, whole genome shotgun sequence and contains these coding sequences:
- the LOC107783062 gene encoding uncharacterized protein LOC107783062, giving the protein MEFMHRRKVAISLLLFAILLALNITSLEGVKAKPERRILIEIDNDSEARKKQSDDTVRIDPLDNFKKYRGGFDITNKHYWSSTIFTGIYGYAIAVVWLSCGLGYGLYLLASTCCGKRKNMKLKKRSTCYYQHCYLWLIFSAVFLTILAITATGLVLGGNAKLRSRTDRVVNIIIDTADGASETIYTTTGALRDMNTDLEDTDIGDEAANFLIPTSQSLDRQAADIHRGATKNRRLVEKGVEILYIVTTLTISLNLAAAISLTLFGILKFRRNFHLFARDACTALESFQINPYNNSLSSILPCDELLSAQSILYAASEGIHRVVNKVNQELSTNYGNVAQICNPFSGPPDYNYEPDQNCPSSAIRIGELPGIIKMLTCTDPSCKGGVLIPYRIFNNIESYITALKKILDVYPGIESLAECNTVYSSFSDILDKHCKPLKKNAHMTWAGLVLLSLVMVALVLVWTFEANHEKDHHNFDSSIKPHSAAVDMLELSTVKEARTDSKIIVQLGK